From Myxocyprinus asiaticus isolate MX2 ecotype Aquarium Trade chromosome 49, UBuf_Myxa_2, whole genome shotgun sequence, a single genomic window includes:
- the LOC127438365 gene encoding dual specificity protein phosphatase 5-like — MKVSSIDCRRLRKIIRKECGSCLIVDCRPYFSFSSSSIRGSVNVNLNSVVVRRSRGGPVPLQFVIPDEKALFRLREGSISAVVALDDRTPHLQKLKKDSIAQIVINTLSHLASSASICFLKGGFENFHSQYPELCTETKSVDLSEHESHCDKLGSHHKPDYDQGRPVEILPFLYLGSAYHACRQDYLSDLCITALLNVSRRDSRPAKGQYDYKWIPVEDSHTADISSHFQEAIDFIERVKEEGGKVLVHCEAGISRSPTICMAYIMKTQQLRLEQAFDIIRQQRAIISPNFSFMGQLLQFESEVISSTPPSATPPEASAIQNTPTFFNSDFTIESETFESSVFTFPTSFLTPMPIQPSVHQFKLSPITALP, encoded by the exons ATGAAGGTCTCCAGCATAGACTGCCGGCGCCTGAGGAAAATCATACGGAAGGAGTGTGGAAGTTGTCTCATTGTGGACTGTAGACCGTACTTCTCGTTCTCGAGCTCGAGCATCAGAGGCTCGGTCAATGTGAACTTGAATTCGGTGGTGGTCCGGAGGTCTCGCGGAGGTCCGGTACCGCTTCAGTTCGTCATTCCAGACGAGAAAGCTCTGTTTCGCCTTCGGGAGGGCAGCATCTCCGCGGTAGTGGCTCTGGACGACCGAACACCTCATTTACAAAAACTGAAAAAGGACAGTATTGCTCAGATAGTAATAAATACGTTATCGCACTTGGCGAGTAGCGCGAGCATCTGCTTCTTGAAAG GAGGCTTCGAGAACTTCCATTCCCAGTACCCCGAGCTTTGCACTGAAACCAAGTCTGTGGACCTGAGCGAACACGAAAGTCACTGTGACAAACTGGGTTCTCACCACAAACCAGACTATGATCAG GGACGACCAGTGGAGATCCTGCCTTTCTTGTACCTGGGCAGTGCCTATCATGCCTGCAGACAGGACTATCTCAGTGACCTCTGCATAACAGCGCTGCTGAACGTCTCGCGCCGGGACTCACGGCCCGCTAAAGGACAGTACGATTACAAATGGATTCCTGTGGAAGACAGCCATACTGCTGACATCAGCTCACACTTCCAAGAGGCCATAGACTTTATCG AACGTGTAAAGGAGGAGGGCGGTAAAGTGCTGGTCCACTGCGAGGCTGGAATCTCTCGCTCTCCCACTATCTGCATGGCGTACATCATGAAAACCCAACAGCTGCGGTTGGAGCAGGCCTTCGACATCATCCGTCAGCAGCGTGCGATCATCTCGCCCAATTTTAGCTTCATGGGTCAACTTCTGCAGTTTGAATCGGAGGTCATCTCTTCCACGCCACCATCCGCCACTCCGCCCGAAGCCTCTGCCATCCAGAACACACCCACCTTCTTTAACAGTGACTTCACAATTGAAAGCGAGACTTTTGAGTCTTCGGTTTTCACGTTCCCTACCTCCTTTCTGACACCAATGCCCATCCAACCATCGGTTCACCAGTTCAAACTGAGTCCAATAACTGCGCTGCCTTAA